In Candidatus Eisenbacteria bacterium, a single window of DNA contains:
- a CDS encoding ABC transporter permease has product MRAILGNVSYRAAYVWRRNVDVYLTTWATNFLPPLLEPFQYLLAFGLGLGGAVGVLHFRGLPVPYMNFIAPGTISIAIMFWAFFETTYSSYVRMYYQKTFDAITATPLTIEDVIAGELLWGTTKSLVAASIMLLVLSFFGFVAFPSGLWVIPVAVVGGLFFASFGMIATSLVPTIEVFNLPIFLMVFPMFVFGGTFFPIENLPSWARWISTALPLTHVSRLVRASMLDRLVIMDLAVGAGLAVAAVAAAVASIALMRRRLVK; this is encoded by the coding sequence ATGCGCGCGATCCTGGGCAACGTCTCCTACCGCGCGGCCTACGTGTGGCGGCGCAACGTGGACGTGTACCTGACCACGTGGGCCACCAACTTTCTGCCGCCCCTGCTGGAGCCGTTCCAGTACCTGCTGGCCTTCGGCCTGGGGCTGGGCGGCGCGGTGGGGGTGCTGCACTTCCGCGGGCTGCCGGTGCCGTACATGAACTTCATCGCGCCGGGCACGATCTCCATCGCCATCATGTTCTGGGCGTTCTTCGAGACCACCTACTCCTCGTACGTGCGCATGTACTACCAGAAGACCTTCGACGCCATCACCGCCACGCCTCTGACCATCGAGGACGTGATCGCCGGGGAGCTGCTGTGGGGCACCACCAAGTCGCTGGTGGCGGCGTCCATCATGCTGCTGGTGCTGTCGTTCTTCGGGTTCGTGGCCTTCCCGTCGGGGTTGTGGGTGATCCCGGTGGCCGTCGTCGGGGGGCTGTTCTTCGCCTCGTTCGGCATGATCGCCACCTCGCTGGTGCCGACCATCGAAGTGTTCAACCTGCCCATCTTCCTGATGGTGTTCCCGATGTTCGTGTTCGGCGGCACGTTCTTCCCCATCGAGAACCTGCCGTCGTGGGCGCGCTGGATCTCCACCGCCCTGCCGCTCACGCACGTCTCGCGGCTGGTGCGGGCCTCGATGCTCGACCGGCTGGTCATCATGGACCTGGCGGTGGGCGCCGGGCTGGCGGTCGCGGCGGTGGCCGCCGCGGTGGCGTCCATCGCCCTGATGCGACGGAGGCTGGTGAAATGA
- a CDS encoding ATP-binding cassette domain-containing protein, which translates to MGYPARVNSTSVVEIRALVKRYGDFEAVRGIDLTVGPRECVGILGPNGAGKTTTVRVLACASPPTSGEVRVLGMDVAREPRRIKARLGICPQENNTDPDFHVLNNLVVYGRYFGIPRREAEMRARELLEWMNLGHVLRHKISELSGGMVRRLVLARALLNRPDLLLLDEPTTGLDPQARHAIWDLVRDLKRRGVTILITTHYMEEASQLCDRVVFVDGGRILLEGRPGELVEREVGREVVECWHYGPEVPAWAAGRGLRHEESAERLFFYPGDDSGALPEFEERFPHQERLLRLATLEDVFLKLTGRVLRD; encoded by the coding sequence CTGGGGTATCCTGCGCGCGTGAATTCCACGTCCGTCGTTGAGATCCGCGCGCTGGTCAAGCGCTACGGCGACTTCGAGGCCGTGCGCGGCATTGACCTCACGGTCGGGCCCCGCGAGTGCGTGGGCATCCTGGGCCCCAACGGGGCGGGCAAGACCACCACCGTGCGCGTGCTGGCCTGCGCCTCTCCCCCGACTTCCGGCGAGGTCCGGGTGCTGGGGATGGACGTGGCGCGCGAGCCCCGCCGCATCAAGGCCCGCCTGGGCATCTGCCCGCAGGAGAACAACACCGACCCGGACTTCCACGTCCTGAACAACCTGGTGGTGTACGGCCGCTACTTCGGGATCCCCCGGCGCGAGGCCGAGATGCGAGCCCGCGAGCTGCTGGAGTGGATGAACCTGGGCCACGTGCTCAGGCACAAGATCTCCGAGCTCTCCGGGGGCATGGTGCGCCGCCTGGTGCTGGCGCGCGCGCTGCTCAACCGGCCCGACTTGCTGCTTCTCGATGAGCCCACCACCGGGCTGGACCCGCAGGCCCGCCACGCCATCTGGGACCTGGTGCGCGACCTGAAGCGCCGCGGCGTGACCATCCTGATCACCACGCACTACATGGAAGAGGCCTCGCAGCTGTGCGACCGGGTGGTGTTCGTGGACGGCGGGCGGATCCTGCTGGAAGGCCGTCCCGGGGAGCTGGTGGAGCGCGAGGTGGGCCGCGAGGTGGTGGAGTGCTGGCACTACGGACCGGAGGTGCCCGCCTGGGCCGCCGGGCGCGGCCTGCGCCACGAGGAGAGCGCCGAGCGGCTGTTCTTCTACCCCGGCGACGACTCCGGCGCGCTCCCCGAGTTCGAGGAGCGCTTCCCGCACCAGGAGCGCCTGCTGCGCCTGGCGACGCTGGAGGACGTGTTCCTCAAGCTGACCGGCCGGGTGCTGAGGGACTGA
- a CDS encoding roadblock/LC7 domain-containing protein, whose protein sequence is MVNRALYEEDIGSINAILKELLETSFAQGALLVDNAGQLILNAGTTPDFDLHAFASLVAADFAANSELARLLGEDGFNTLVHQGGREHLYLTRVNARVILAAVFDKRTSLGLVRLRVKRCVSDLRDCFQRLFDRRQQSISEAPVIDPALVHGMESELERAFGG, encoded by the coding sequence ATGGTCAACCGGGCACTCTACGAAGAGGACATCGGCTCGATCAACGCCATCCTCAAGGAGTTGCTGGAAACGTCGTTCGCCCAGGGCGCGCTCCTGGTGGACAACGCGGGACAGCTGATTCTCAACGCCGGCACCACCCCCGACTTCGACCTGCACGCGTTCGCCAGCCTGGTGGCCGCAGATTTTGCGGCCAACAGCGAACTTGCGCGCCTGCTGGGGGAGGACGGGTTCAACACCCTCGTGCACCAGGGCGGGCGCGAACACCTCTACCTCACGCGTGTGAACGCGCGCGTGATCCTCGCGGCCGTGTTCGACAAGCGCACCTCGCTGGGGCTCGTGCGGCTGCGCGTGAAGCGCTGCGTCTCGGACCTGCGGGACTGTTTCCAGCGCCTGTTCGATCGCCGGCAGCAGTCGATCTCCGAGGCCCCCGTGATCGACCCGGCCCTCGTGCACGGCATGGAGTCCGAGCTCGAGCGCGCTTTCGGCGGCTAG
- a CDS encoding gliding-motility protein MglA, which produces MALVNYHSREIQFKVVYYGPGLSGKTTNLTYIHRNTPQVYRGNLVSLKTQEERTLFFDFLPVSLGEVGGYRARFHLYTVPGQMIYQASRRVILQGVDGVVFVADSTPTRQDGNRQSLRDLVRTVDAYKMNLRDLPLVFQWNKRDLADAVPVEDLEEEFNTWKRPSFASVASRGEGVMDTVKAVLRQVLRAFQEETAAQAPQTVTESRNAS; this is translated from the coding sequence ATGGCGCTCGTGAATTATCACAGCCGTGAGATTCAGTTCAAGGTCGTGTACTACGGCCCCGGGCTGAGCGGCAAGACCACGAATCTCACCTACATCCACCGCAACACGCCCCAGGTGTATCGCGGCAACCTCGTCTCGCTGAAGACGCAGGAGGAGCGGACGCTGTTCTTCGACTTCCTGCCCGTTTCCCTGGGCGAGGTGGGCGGATACCGCGCGCGCTTTCATCTCTACACCGTGCCGGGGCAGATGATCTACCAGGCCAGCCGGAGGGTCATCCTGCAGGGCGTGGACGGAGTGGTCTTCGTGGCCGACTCCACGCCCACCCGCCAGGACGGCAATCGCCAGAGCCTGCGCGACCTGGTCCGCACGGTGGATGCCTACAAGATGAACCTCCGCGACCTGCCGCTGGTGTTCCAGTGGAACAAGCGCGACCTGGCCGACGCGGTCCCGGTGGAGGACCTGGAGGAGGAATTCAACACGTGGAAGCGCCCCTCCTTCGCCTCCGTGGCCTCCCGCGGCGAGGGCGTCATGGACACCGTGAAGGCCGTGCTGCGACAGGTGCTGCGGGCCTTCCAGGAGGAAACCGCCGCCCAGGCTCCGCAGACCGTCACGGAGTCCCGGAACGCGTCGTGA
- a CDS encoding phosphatidylglycerophosphatase A, giving the protein MDRPVSRPQPAPLQRFAVVLATVFGAGYFPVAPATFGSFLTLFLWWWLITLPPWVYLGVTAVITLAGFWLCGEAEKTLGHDAHPIVLDEVAGQLITLAFAPRTLAAAAAGFLLFRVLDILKPPPAHQAQRLPGGVGVVMDDVFAGLYGWLILRGAAALLPWHLPV; this is encoded by the coding sequence GTGGATCGCCCCGTGAGCCGCCCCCAGCCCGCCCCCCTGCAGCGCTTCGCCGTCGTCCTCGCCACCGTGTTCGGCGCGGGCTACTTTCCTGTCGCTCCCGCGACATTCGGCTCGTTCCTGACCCTGTTCCTGTGGTGGTGGCTGATCACGCTGCCGCCGTGGGTGTACCTGGGGGTCACGGCCGTCATCACCCTCGCCGGATTCTGGCTGTGCGGCGAGGCCGAGAAGACGCTCGGCCACGACGCCCACCCCATCGTGCTGGACGAGGTGGCGGGACAGCTCATCACCCTGGCGTTCGCGCCGCGCACCCTGGCGGCCGCCGCCGCCGGCTTCCTGCTGTTCCGCGTGCTGGACATCCTGAAGCCGCCGCCGGCCCACCAGGCCCAGCGCCTCCCCGGCGGCGTGGGCGTGGTGATGGACGATGTCTTCGCCGGGCTGTACGGTTGGCTCATCCTGCGCGGCGCGGCCGCGCTGCTGCCCTGGCATCTCCCGGTCTGA
- a CDS encoding CinA family nicotinamide mononucleotide deamidase-related protein, whose translation MPPKPQVFTVAALTIGNEVLGGRTADTNFLALARLLTDGGAEVVWHASCRDVVEEIVEALRVALRHARLVILTGGLGPTPDDLTRKAVSLALERPLVLHDGALAAVKARFEARGAAMPPSNEVQALLPNGSQMIPNPRGTAPGFLVNHGSQHVLALPGVPWEMEAMLEEFLLPWVQQRAHGGRTSHLVIRTCGIPESSLHEKLKGFEATLPPAATLAYLPHGTGVDLRVSLRGAPDALETQFAGVRAALVRAAGEHVYAEGSLELEEVVGELLLPRGLTLVTAESCTGGLLGGRITRVPGSSAWYERGMVTYSNRAKQELLGVPGELLAEHGAVSAEVAAAMARGARERSGADVAVSITGIAGPGGGTPEKPVGLVFAGLDWSARVGRETSRVVAGGGAAAATATGAAPPATASRRPAARAGHAVRRMRLMGDRSLVRARAVTNALDMVRRLLLGLPVEPAS comes from the coding sequence ATGCCTCCCAAGCCCCAGGTCTTCACCGTGGCCGCGCTCACCATCGGCAACGAAGTGCTGGGCGGCCGCACCGCCGACACCAACTTCCTGGCGCTGGCCCGCCTGCTCACCGACGGCGGCGCCGAGGTGGTGTGGCACGCCTCGTGCCGGGACGTGGTGGAGGAGATCGTCGAGGCCTTGCGAGTGGCGCTGCGCCACGCCCGGCTGGTGATCCTCACCGGCGGACTCGGGCCCACCCCGGACGACCTCACCCGCAAGGCCGTCTCGCTGGCCCTGGAGCGCCCGCTGGTGCTGCACGACGGCGCCCTGGCGGCGGTGAAGGCGCGCTTCGAGGCCCGCGGCGCGGCGATGCCGCCCAGCAACGAGGTGCAGGCGCTGCTGCCCAACGGCTCGCAGATGATTCCCAACCCCCGCGGCACGGCCCCCGGCTTCCTGGTGAACCACGGCTCCCAGCACGTGCTGGCCCTGCCCGGGGTGCCCTGGGAGATGGAGGCGATGCTGGAGGAGTTTCTCCTCCCGTGGGTGCAGCAGCGCGCCCACGGCGGGCGCACCTCGCACCTGGTGATCCGGACCTGCGGCATCCCGGAGTCGTCGCTGCACGAGAAGCTGAAGGGCTTCGAGGCCACCCTGCCGCCGGCCGCCACGCTGGCGTACCTGCCGCACGGCACCGGCGTGGACCTGAGGGTGAGCCTGCGGGGCGCCCCCGACGCGCTGGAGACCCAGTTCGCCGGCGTGCGCGCCGCGCTGGTGCGCGCCGCGGGGGAGCACGTGTATGCGGAGGGATCGCTCGAGCTGGAGGAGGTCGTGGGCGAGCTCCTGCTGCCTCGCGGCCTGACGCTCGTCACCGCCGAGTCGTGCACCGGCGGCCTGCTGGGCGGGCGGATCACGCGCGTCCCCGGGAGTTCCGCGTGGTACGAGCGCGGCATGGTGACGTACTCCAACCGGGCCAAGCAGGAGCTGCTCGGGGTGCCCGGGGAGTTGCTGGCGGAGCACGGGGCCGTGAGCGCCGAAGTGGCCGCGGCCATGGCCCGCGGGGCGCGGGAGCGTTCGGGGGCCGACGTGGCGGTCAGCATCACTGGAATCGCCGGCCCCGGCGGCGGAACTCCCGAGAAGCCGGTGGGACTGGTGTTCGCGGGACTGGACTGGAGCGCGCGGGTGGGGAGGGAGACCTCCCGGGTGGTCGCCGGCGGTGGGGCCGCGGCCGCGACCGCGACCGGGGCCGCGCCGCCGGCCACCGCATCCCGGCGCCCTGCCGCGAGGGCCGGCCACGCGGTGCGCAGGATGCGCCTGATGGGTGACCGGTCGCTGGTCCGGGCGCGAGCGGTCACCAATGCACTGGACATGGTCCGGCGGCTGCTGCTCGGGCTGCCGGTGGAGCCCGCATCGTGA
- a CDS encoding amino acid permease, whose translation MSDPTPRTDRAVHAEPKRVLGIWSASALVVGLIIGSGIFRAPSSVAAELPSTYMMLLAWTIGGVLSLCGALAVSDLGTRYPTTGGLYIFMRESFGAPTAVGFGWSGFLVSRPAVLAGVATVFAEYLCPMVGLPTGWESTRWVASAAVVALTVVNALGLRAGAGVQNVFTFAKVLGLALLITAVGLFGRGELHAAQAIQPAHSLPVAMLLALITILYTYDGWIDVTYAGGEVRDPRRNLPRAIVLGTLGCMALYLLTNFAYCAVLTPAEIAAAPNVAAVALERVFGMAGREVLTVLVLVSTLGILNGSILTGTRLPFALARDGFLPARLGTLAKSTGSPVWSLTVQGLMTVVVLVFVNGFDNIAALFVVTSWLAYAVAIAGLLVIRARERRAGAPAGESFRMPLGPWPALIFIVVTMAIIVQDVISSGVSHLAGVAVVAVGAVVAGLRLRR comes from the coding sequence ATGAGCGACCCCACGCCGCGCACGGATCGTGCCGTCCACGCCGAGCCGAAGCGCGTGCTCGGAATCTGGAGCGCCTCGGCGCTGGTGGTGGGCCTGATCATCGGGTCGGGGATCTTCCGCGCGCCCTCGTCGGTGGCGGCGGAGCTGCCATCCACGTACATGATGTTGCTGGCGTGGACCATCGGCGGGGTGCTGAGCCTGTGCGGGGCCCTGGCGGTCTCGGACCTGGGGACGCGCTATCCCACCACCGGCGGGCTGTACATCTTCATGCGCGAGAGCTTCGGCGCCCCGACGGCGGTGGGATTCGGCTGGAGCGGGTTCCTGGTCAGCCGGCCCGCGGTGCTGGCGGGGGTGGCGACGGTGTTCGCCGAGTACCTGTGCCCGATGGTGGGGCTGCCCACGGGGTGGGAGAGCACCCGCTGGGTGGCCTCGGCGGCGGTGGTGGCCCTCACGGTGGTGAACGCCCTGGGACTGCGGGCGGGGGCGGGCGTGCAGAACGTGTTCACCTTCGCCAAGGTGCTGGGCCTGGCGCTGCTGATCACCGCCGTGGGGCTGTTCGGGCGGGGGGAACTGCACGCGGCGCAGGCGATCCAGCCGGCGCACTCGCTCCCGGTGGCCATGCTGCTGGCGCTGATCACCATCCTGTACACCTACGACGGCTGGATTGACGTCACCTACGCCGGCGGCGAGGTGCGCGACCCGCGCCGCAACCTCCCGCGGGCCATCGTGCTGGGCACGCTGGGATGCATGGCGCTCTACCTGCTCACCAACTTCGCGTACTGCGCGGTCCTGACGCCCGCCGAGATCGCCGCCGCGCCGAACGTGGCGGCGGTGGCGCTGGAGCGCGTGTTCGGCATGGCCGGGCGGGAGGTGCTCACCGTGCTGGTGCTCGTCTCCACGCTGGGAATCCTCAACGGCAGCATCCTCACCGGAACGCGCCTGCCCTTCGCCCTGGCGCGCGACGGCTTCCTGCCCGCGCGCCTGGGCACGCTGGCGAAGTCCACCGGTTCGCCGGTGTGGTCGCTCACGGTCCAGGGCCTCATGACCGTGGTGGTGCTGGTGTTCGTGAATGGCTTCGACAACATCGCCGCGCTGTTCGTGGTCACCTCGTGGCTCGCATACGCCGTGGCGATCGCCGGCCTGCTGGTGATCCGGGCGCGCGAGCGGCGCGCGGGCGCCCCGGCGGGCGAGAGCTTCCGCATGCCGCTGGGGCCGTGGCCGGCGCTGATTTTCATCGTGGTCACCATGGCCATCATCGTGCAGGACGTGATCTCGAGCGGCGTGAGCCACCTGGCGGGCGTGGCGGTGGTGGCCGTGGGGGCGGTGGTGGCGGGGCTGAGGCTCCGGCGGTGA
- the thpR gene encoding RNA 2',3'-cyclic phosphodiesterase — protein MSGGDAKRRGGRGARPEAPPGTVRAFFAVFPPPDVESALADYVATLRRELRDVAWVKSGNLHLTLRFLGDVTPPQVEAAGKALDAATAGRPGFEVCLKDVGAFPSMQQPRVVWLGVEAGRGPLVDLAAGLEARLADAGLGRADKPFAAHLTVGRVREYLPPAALPALLQRHPCPGFRFRAASVALIRSQLQAGGSVYTPIREVRLA, from the coding sequence GTGAGCGGGGGGGACGCGAAGCGGCGGGGTGGTCGAGGCGCCCGGCCCGAGGCGCCGCCGGGCACCGTGCGTGCGTTCTTCGCGGTGTTTCCGCCCCCCGACGTGGAGTCTGCGCTGGCCGACTACGTGGCCACGCTGCGCCGCGAACTGCGCGACGTGGCGTGGGTGAAGTCCGGCAACCTGCACCTCACGCTGCGGTTCCTGGGAGACGTCACACCGCCGCAGGTGGAAGCCGCAGGCAAGGCCCTGGACGCCGCAACCGCCGGCCGCCCCGGCTTCGAAGTGTGCCTCAAGGACGTGGGCGCCTTCCCCTCGATGCAGCAGCCCCGCGTGGTGTGGCTCGGAGTGGAGGCAGGCCGCGGCCCCCTTGTGGACCTGGCAGCCGGGCTGGAAGCCAGGCTGGCGGACGCCGGCCTGGGCCGCGCCGACAAGCCCTTCGCCGCACACCTGACGGTAGGGCGGGTGCGGGAGTACCTGCCGCCCGCGGCGCTCCCCGCGCTGCTCCAACGCCACCCGTGCCCGGGTTTCCGGTTCCGGGCGGCATCCGTGGCGTTGATCCGCAGCCAGTTGCAGGCGGGCGGATCCGTCTACACGCCGATCCGCGAAGTGAGGCTGGCGTAG
- a CDS encoding acyl-CoA thioesterase: protein MSATDNPPRPAPGAATAPARPAETAVVGMDQPIYTFDIDFAGVVSNINYLKWSEIWRLEFARRMGMTVPDMLKVGLLPLMVRHELNFRRALRYGESARLEGWVERIGTSSVTMWLEMREAGSGELACENRQVMVIVDLKTRQPVPIPDGFRAKLQEHM from the coding sequence GTGAGCGCCACCGACAATCCCCCCCGGCCGGCGCCGGGCGCGGCAACCGCGCCCGCGCGCCCGGCCGAAACGGCGGTGGTCGGCATGGACCAGCCGATCTACACGTTCGACATTGATTTCGCCGGGGTGGTCTCCAACATCAACTACCTGAAGTGGTCGGAGATCTGGCGGCTGGAGTTCGCGCGGCGCATGGGCATGACCGTCCCGGACATGCTCAAGGTCGGCCTGCTGCCGCTGATGGTGCGCCACGAGCTGAACTTCCGGCGCGCGCTGCGCTACGGCGAGAGCGCGCGGCTGGAGGGCTGGGTGGAGCGCATCGGCACGTCCTCGGTCACCATGTGGCTGGAGATGCGCGAGGCGGGTAGCGGGGAACTGGCGTGCGAGAATCGGCAGGTGATGGTGATCGTGGATCTGAAGACGCGGCAGCCGGTGCCGATCCCGGATGGGTTTCGCGCGAAGCTGCAGGAGCATATGTAG
- a CDS encoding DinB family protein, with product MKRNTAHPAIRAYIRKTLDFIGDSDPVALLRSNPARVARAVKGLTPTQLQKRPRPGKWSIQEILGHLADCEAAFAWRFRRALGEPGSPVYGFDQERWAAAFHYQRIPAKRSLANYVSGRAATLTAIEFAGPRARAKAGIMHSERGREPFDHLCRMAAGHDLNHLSQIQAIRKKFGWGAKRRRAAAKPARPSAAKRGAKSRRTR from the coding sequence ATGAAACGGAACACCGCCCACCCCGCCATCCGGGCCTACATCAGGAAGACGCTCGACTTCATCGGCGACAGCGACCCCGTGGCCCTGCTGCGCTCCAACCCGGCGCGCGTCGCGCGCGCGGTGAAGGGCCTCACCCCGACGCAGCTCCAGAAGCGGCCCAGGCCCGGGAAGTGGAGCATCCAGGAGATTCTCGGGCACCTCGCCGACTGCGAAGCCGCCTTCGCGTGGCGTTTTCGCCGCGCCCTGGGCGAGCCCGGTTCGCCCGTCTACGGCTTCGACCAGGAGCGTTGGGCGGCCGCGTTCCACTACCAGCGCATCCCCGCGAAGCGCAGCCTGGCCAACTACGTGAGCGGACGGGCGGCCACGCTGACCGCGATCGAGTTCGCAGGCCCCAGGGCCCGGGCGAAGGCCGGCATCATGCACTCCGAGCGCGGCCGCGAGCCCTTCGACCACCTGTGCCGCATGGCGGCCGGCCACGACCTCAATCACCTCTCCCAGATCCAGGCCATCCGGAAGAAGTTCGGATGGGGCGCGAAGCGCCGCCGCGCCGCCGCGAAGCCCGCGCGCCCGTCCGCCGCGAAGCGCGGGGCGAAGTCCCGGAGGACGAGGTGA
- the recA gene encoding recombinase RecA — protein MSQFVPTKERAKALELAVAQIEKQFGKGAIMKLGDERASVPVDVISTGSLGLDIALGTGGVPRGRVVEIYGPESSGKTTLALQIIANAQRAGGNAVFVDAEHALDAAYAKKLGVDVENLHVAQPDTGEEALEIAEHLVRSGAVDVLVVDSVAALVPKAEIEGEMGDSHMGLQARLMSQALRKLTGIISKSHTCVIFINQIRMQIGVMFGNPETTAGGRALKFYASVRLDIRRIQSLKDGDRVIGNRTRVKVVKNKVAAPFREAEFDIIYNEGISKEGEILDMGVEAGVVQKSGTWFSYGDERVGQGRESARIFLKEHPEVLLKIESEVLKKAGVRRGPGVPEGNGAAEKAAAEKVAAEKVADRGRTPEPVGAGRARK, from the coding sequence ATGTCGCAGTTCGTTCCCACCAAGGAACGCGCCAAGGCGCTCGAGCTCGCCGTGGCACAGATCGAAAAGCAGTTCGGCAAGGGCGCCATCATGAAGCTGGGCGACGAGCGGGCCAGCGTGCCCGTGGACGTCATCTCGACCGGCTCGCTGGGGCTCGACATCGCGCTCGGCACCGGTGGCGTGCCCCGCGGCCGGGTGGTGGAGATCTACGGCCCGGAGTCCTCGGGCAAGACCACCCTGGCGCTGCAGATCATCGCCAACGCGCAGCGCGCCGGCGGTAACGCCGTGTTCGTGGACGCCGAGCACGCGCTGGACGCGGCCTACGCCAAGAAGCTGGGTGTGGACGTGGAGAACCTCCACGTGGCCCAGCCGGACACCGGCGAGGAGGCCCTCGAGATCGCCGAGCACCTGGTGCGCTCCGGAGCGGTGGACGTGCTGGTGGTGGACTCGGTGGCCGCGCTGGTGCCCAAGGCCGAGATCGAAGGCGAGATGGGCGACAGCCACATGGGGCTGCAGGCCCGCCTCATGTCGCAGGCCCTGCGCAAGCTGACCGGGATCATCTCCAAGTCGCACACCTGCGTGATCTTCATCAACCAGATCCGGATGCAGATCGGCGTGATGTTCGGCAACCCCGAGACCACCGCGGGTGGCCGGGCGCTGAAGTTCTACGCCTCGGTGCGCCTGGACATCCGGCGCATCCAGTCGCTCAAGGACGGCGACCGCGTGATCGGCAACCGCACCCGCGTAAAGGTGGTGAAGAACAAGGTCGCGGCCCCGTTCCGCGAGGCCGAGTTCGACATCATCTACAACGAGGGCATTTCCAAGGAAGGCGAGATCCTGGACATGGGCGTGGAAGCCGGCGTGGTGCAGAAGAGCGGCACCTGGTTCAGCTACGGCGACGAGCGCGTGGGCCAGGGCCGCGAGAGCGCCCGGATCTTCCTGAAGGAGCACCCGGAGGTGCTGCTGAAGATCGAGTCCGAGGTGCTCAAGAAGGCCGGCGTGCGCCGCGGCCCGGGCGTGCCCGAGGGCAACGGCGCGGCGGAGAAGGCGGCGGCGGAGAAGGTGGCCGCCGAGAAGGTCGCCGATCGCGGCCGGACACCCGAGCCGGTGGGAGCGGGGCGCGCCCGGAAGTAG